In a single window of the Branchiostoma floridae strain S238N-H82 chromosome 2, Bfl_VNyyK, whole genome shotgun sequence genome:
- the LOC118410580 gene encoding uncharacterized protein LOC118410580 isoform X1 yields MDSNDNSSVGLGERTVEEATGPEDIHVASQVDARKPADMPQSRQRPPTLPSPTDLNRNRVETNKADTSHSQVESTVVVNVCSAEGVDVMNKEEEDIVLIPREQMEEEKQDNPAVNKLSSNGQSGEDPPEDISILESEEEKHSPMQLGEDDIILDQLKMDEELARQLQAEDEVDREAARRVQEEEDARLAAELWKQVNPDTQEGEDVISLSAPDDDNILPVTDSDDDDDSVIITQEMQIKRDEEMARQLEKQLERRDQDSDSDVQLVQEFEDSQLARDLSHQEASSFSTVTSDGRRMSALERLKVQVELDKREKQKQKANFKKKCSNQVAHGRHQVQQFQSTPERRAALQQAQSGLNQWMKYKAPWEKGHRKKNLMPRQSLDGPIPCPVINCAARFATPYMLTAHMETFCHSPCNPTVTLQLSERDGMDKFACVVCGKCFLGRAAHDHHVDMAMKVPKLKHNWRLPGVPVLCFACPACGLCFGRSEECLAHIMERRHQHYPHIQPIPLTRSIYLQLTAKCEQVRFTVKCDECPASFTRHSQIQRHYVTIGCNGSPVAIAGKSILAVLKEMAPLSYCVECNVPFTTVQAASVHTQTIHSGTGRLLKLQQDNMAVLFVTQGWHAETTATGMNQKQTSWPWRRLTKPLNAISRSAAATATASSSSSAVSSPSAASAPSSIPNNMQSQGSQLVRFPFPQVSVSGVLKAPNSYRMRRSGIQTPPMTQLPFNQTVRFPLLPRPPASTGPLPNRTYLDMSAPGINPEVGNHYHMAGINNGTKRCRSESGGDRSSVVPPAYLNKTFPIAANKKKKKKAKHQRTSSQTYETTPQIIDTPGPSAKKAKHDNLPCSAVPLAQTTISGTSSIASTGSSNSVPPDPPEDVRHVIFVDFDNWARFFSRLPQPLTDKTFVYGFKGGNSIWCPPRNNRAYDTIMSKKCFYLHPQCSNRKDAADFAICVHAGRLDERIPKSVPFTVLSGDGGFHELANQLQRSNRRTHIVSPHHQDADIILATLNSIGET; encoded by the exons ATGGATTCTAATGACAATAGCTCAGTAGGACTAGGAGAGAGGACAGTGGAAGAGGCCACTGGTCCAGAGGACATACACGTGGCATCTCAG GTCGATGCACGAAAGCCTGCAGACATGCCACAGAGCAGGCAGAGACCTCCCACCTTACCATCACCAACTGATTTGAACAGAAACAGAGTTGAGACAAACAAAGCTGATACATCGCACAGTCAGGTTGAGTCTACTGTAGTTGTCAACGTGTGTTCAGCTGAAGGTGTTGATGTCATGAATAAAGAGGAAGAAGACATTGTCTTGATACCTCGTGAGCAGATGGAGGAAGAGAAGCAAGACAACCCTGCTGTGAACAAG TTGAGTTCAAATGGACAAAGCGGTGAGGATCCACCTGAAGACATATCCATCTTAGAAAGTGAAGAGGAAAAACACAGCCCGATGCAATTAGGTGAAGATGACATCATCTTGGACCAGCTCAAGATGGATGAGGAACTTGCTAGACAG TTACAAGCAGAAGATGAGGTTGACAGAGAGGCAGCCAGGAGAgtacaggaggaggaggatgccAGGCTGGCTGCTGAGCTCTGGAAACAGGTCAACCCTGACACACAGGAAGGAGAGGACGTCATCAGTCTGTCAGCACCAGATGATGACAACATTCTCCCTGTAAcagacagtgatgatgatgatgattctgtGATTATAACACAAGAGATGCAGATAAAACGTGATGAGGAGATGGCCAGGCAGCTAGAAAAACAG CTGGAGAGACGTGACCAAGACTCAGACAGTGATGTACAGCTGGTGCAGGAGTTTGAGGATTCCCAGCTGGCCAGAGATCTCAGCCACCAG GAGGCATCCAGTTTTTCCACTGTCACCAGTGATGGGAGGCGCATGTCTGCCCTGGAGAGGCTGAAGGTTCAAGTGGAGCTCGACAAGAGAGAGAAGCAGAAACAGAAAGCTAACTTTAAG AAAAAGTGCAGCAACCAAGTAGCGCATGGTCGTCACCAGGTACAGCAGTTCCAGAGCACACCTGAGAGACGTGCAGCACTGCAGCAGGCACAGAGTGGTCTCAACCAGTGGATGAAGTACAAAG CACCATGGGAAAAAGGTCACAGGAAAAAGAACCTGATGCCAAGACAGTCCCTGGATGGCCCAATCCCATGCCCTGTCATCAACTGTGCTGCCAGGTTTGCCACACCTTACATGCTTACCG CCCACATGGAGACGTTCTGCCACTCTCCGTGTAACCCCACCGTGACCCTACAGCTTAGTGAGAGGGATGGGATGGACAAGTTTGCCTGTGTTGTCTGTGGGAAGTGTTTCCTGGGCCGGGCTGCACACGACCATCATGTAGACATGGCAATGAAGGTCCCAAAGCTCAAG CATAACTGGAGGCTCCCAGGTGTCCCTGTGCTGTGCTTTGCCTGCCCAGCCTGTGGTCTGTGCTTCGGCAGGTCAGAGGAGTGTCTGGCACATATCATGGAGAGGAGACATCAACACTATCCAC ATATCCAGCCCATTCCCCTCACAAGAAGCATCTATTTGCAACTGACTGCCAAGTGTGAGCAAGTCAGGTTCACTGTGAAGTGTGACGAGTGCCCTGCCTCATTCACCCGACATTCACAGATCCAGCGCCACTATGTAACCATCGGATGCAACGGCAGTCCAGTAGCTATTGCTGGGAAGTCTATCTTAGCAGTGTTAAAGGAGATGGCACCGTTGTCTTACTGTGTGGAGTGCAATGTCCCGTTCACTACGGTACAAGCCGCATCAGTCCATACACAGACTATCCATAGTGGAACTGGACGTTTACTAAAGCTACAGCAGGACAACATGGCCGTGCTCTTTGTAACCCAGGGATGGCATGCAGAGACAACTGCCACTGGAATGAATCAAAAACAAACATCGTGGCCATGGCGAAGACTGACCAAGCCACTGAATGCTATTAGCAGATCGGCAGCTGCAACAGCAACTGCATCTTCCTCTTCCTCAGCTGTATCATCCCCTTCAGCTGCCAGTGCACCTTCTAGCATTCCCAATAACATGCAGTCACAAGGCAGTCAGCTGGTCAGGTTCCCTTTTCCCCAAGTCTCTGTGTCTGGTGTGCTCAAAGCACCCAACTCATACCGCATGCGCAGGTCTGGGATTCAAACCCCACCCATGACACAGCTTCCATTCAACCAAACTGTCAGGTTCCCTCTACTCCCAAGGCCGCCTGCTTCCACTGGACCTCTGCCCAACAGAACCTATCTGGACATGAGTGCCCCTGGCATTAACCCTGAAGTTGGGAACCATTATCATATGGCAGGTATTAACAATGGAACCAAGAGATGCAGAAGTGAATCAGGGGGAGACAGATCATCAGTAGTGCCACCTGCATATTTGAATAAGACATTTCCTATTGCTgcaaacaagaagaagaagaagaaagcaaaGCACCAACGGACAAGCTCACAGACCTATGAAACAACACCACAAATTATTGACACCCCAGGCCCTTCTGCTAAGAAGGCAAAGCATGATAATTTGCCATGTAGTGCAGTACCATTGGCACAGACAACTATCTCAGGTACCAGCAGTATTGCGAGTACAGGCTCAAGCAATAGTGTTCCTCCTGACCCACCAGAAGACGTTCGACACGTCATATTTGTTGACTTTGACAACTGGGCTCGATTCTTCAGCAGGTTACCCCAACCTCTGACTGACAAGACTTTTGTGTATGGGTTCAAGGGTGGTAACAGCATCTGGTGTCCCCCTCGTAACAACAGGGCATATGACACCATCATGAGCAAGAAGTGTTTCTACCTCCACCCGCAGTGCTCCAATAGAAAAGATGCAGCTGACTTTGCTATTTGCGTGCAC GCTGGGCGTTTGGATGAACGCATCCCCAAGTCTGTGCCGTTTACTGTGCTGTCGGGAGATGGAGGCTTCCACGAACTGGCCAATCAGCTGCAGCGCTCCAACCGCCGCACGCATATCGTCAGTCCGCATCATCAGGATGCTGACATTATTCTTGCCACTCTAAACAGCATTGGGGAGACTTAA
- the LOC118410581 gene encoding B-cell lymphoma 3 protein homolog: MDSTTASYHQHLSAGLPPAPCREPPTCSDRPVACPVRVRPLQVVSSYSFTTSTSTSTNNMTISGPPVFPEGLTIARRRLHHSENVKLPPKKRRHFEPSSETDVRNKLSVKPSYDNTSTDKPTTLGAKEEEVPQTCSQEGCQQASPTPGPAIHSLPQVPVPVTSLPRPVPNFADPRLGVFTTAEIQQLSWQDEDGDTPLHIAVAQANVPLTERYLTLLAMAHRNIDTYNNLRQTPLHLAVITDQWPLVRMLVLSGACADVQDRHGHTAVHLSCQSASTACLHTIITCCQHGLDLELRNYGGLTPLHVAVNTGNQDAVMLLVDSGADVDATDGKSGRTALFHAVERDQEDMVLYLLRAGAKVNAQCYAGNTPLHAASGRGQQNMVKLLIKHGADIGVKNCHNDTPLAVVKTRVISQMMRGRYKPPLRSAAASPPADAKATLSRSVALLKGESASPVPSTTCGSPHPSEHSAPSPEETSQCQRSSPGLGR; encoded by the exons ATGGACAGTACTACTGCATCATACCACCAACATTTGTCAGCCGGACTTCCCCCTGCCCCGTGCCGGGAACCCCCTACTTGTAGCGACCGTCCCGTCGCGTGCCCAGTTCGTGTTCGCCCACTACAGGTTGTTTCCAGCTACTCCTTCACCACGTCGACGAGCACTTCGACCAACAACATGACAATCTCCGGACCCCCCGTATTTCCTGAAGGGCTTACCATTGCCAGACGACGGCTACACCACAGCGAGAACGTCAAACTCCCGCCGAAAAAGCGACGACACTTTGAACCGTCCTCCGAGACAGATGTAAGGAATAAGTTAAGTGTAAAACCCAGCTATGACAATACCTCAACGGACAAACCTACGACTTTGGGGGCCAAGGAAGAGGAGGTGCCACAAACTTGTTCGCAAG AAGGCTGCCAGCAAGCGAGTCCCACACCCGGTCCCGCGATCCACAGTCTCCCACAGGTGCCGGTTCCTGTGACAAGTCTCCCTAGGCCTGTACCGAACTTCGCGGACCCACGTCTGGGCGTCTTCACGACAGCGGAGATACAGCAACTTTCTTGGCAAGACGAAGATGGCGATAC ACCTCTACACATCGCAGTGGCCCAGGCTAACGTCCCCCTGACAGAAAGGTACCTGACACTGCTGGCCATGGCACATAGAAACATCGATACCTATAACAACCTCAGACAG ACTCCACTGCACCTGGCTGTCATAACAGACCAGTGGCCCCTGGTGCGCATGCTTGTTTTGAGTGGCGCATGTGCAGACGTGCAGGACCGTCACGGACACACAGCGGTGCACCTGTCGTGTCAGTCCGCCAGCACGGCTTGTTTACACACCATCATCACCTGCTGTCAGCACGGACTGGACCTGGAGCTCAGGAATTACGGTG GCCTGACACCGCTACACGTGGCCGTGAACACAGGGAACCAAGATGCCGTTATGCTACTGGTGGACAGCGGCGCCGATGTGGATGCAACG GACGGTAAGAGCGGCAGAACGGCGCTGTTTCACGCCGTGGAGAGGGACCAGGAGGACATGGTGCTGTATCTGCTCCGCGCAGGCGCCAAGGTGAACGCGCAGTGTTACGCGGGAAACACCCCCCTGCACGCCGCCAGTGGACGGGGCCAGCAGAACATGGTCAAACTGCTCATCAAGCACGGGGCGGACATCGGCGTCAAGAACTGTCACAACGACACGCCGCTGGCCGTGGTCAAGACAAGAGTG ATCAGTCAGATGATGAGAGGTAGATACAAGCCTCCACTCAGATCGGCCGCCGCCTCACCACCTGCGGATGCAAAGGCAACCTTGTCTCGCAGTGTGGCGCTATTGAAAGGCGAGTCAGCTTCACCGGTACCAAGCACCACCTGTGGGAGTCCCCATCCTTCCGAGCATTCAGCACCTTCACCAGAGGAAACCTCACAATGTCAGAGATCGTCGCCTGGGCTTGGACGATAG
- the LOC118410580 gene encoding E3 SUMO-protein ligase ZNF451-like isoform X2, with the protein MPQSRQRPPTLPSPTDLNRNRVETNKADTSHSQVESTVVVNVCSAEGVDVMNKEEEDIVLIPREQMEEEKQDNPAVNKLSSNGQSGEDPPEDISILESEEEKHSPMQLGEDDIILDQLKMDEELARQLQAEDEVDREAARRVQEEEDARLAAELWKQVNPDTQEGEDVISLSAPDDDNILPVTDSDDDDDSVIITQEMQIKRDEEMARQLEKQLERRDQDSDSDVQLVQEFEDSQLARDLSHQEASSFSTVTSDGRRMSALERLKVQVELDKREKQKQKANFKKKCSNQVAHGRHQVQQFQSTPERRAALQQAQSGLNQWMKYKAPWEKGHRKKNLMPRQSLDGPIPCPVINCAARFATPYMLTAHMETFCHSPCNPTVTLQLSERDGMDKFACVVCGKCFLGRAAHDHHVDMAMKVPKLKHNWRLPGVPVLCFACPACGLCFGRSEECLAHIMERRHQHYPHIQPIPLTRSIYLQLTAKCEQVRFTVKCDECPASFTRHSQIQRHYVTIGCNGSPVAIAGKSILAVLKEMAPLSYCVECNVPFTTVQAASVHTQTIHSGTGRLLKLQQDNMAVLFVTQGWHAETTATGMNQKQTSWPWRRLTKPLNAISRSAAATATASSSSSAVSSPSAASAPSSIPNNMQSQGSQLVRFPFPQVSVSGVLKAPNSYRMRRSGIQTPPMTQLPFNQTVRFPLLPRPPASTGPLPNRTYLDMSAPGINPEVGNHYHMAGINNGTKRCRSESGGDRSSVVPPAYLNKTFPIAANKKKKKKAKHQRTSSQTYETTPQIIDTPGPSAKKAKHDNLPCSAVPLAQTTISGTSSIASTGSSNSVPPDPPEDVRHVIFVDFDNWARFFSRLPQPLTDKTFVYGFKGGNSIWCPPRNNRAYDTIMSKKCFYLHPQCSNRKDAADFAICVHAGRLDERIPKSVPFTVLSGDGGFHELANQLQRSNRRTHIVSPHHQDADIILATLNSIGET; encoded by the exons ATGCCACAGAGCAGGCAGAGACCTCCCACCTTACCATCACCAACTGATTTGAACAGAAACAGAGTTGAGACAAACAAAGCTGATACATCGCACAGTCAGGTTGAGTCTACTGTAGTTGTCAACGTGTGTTCAGCTGAAGGTGTTGATGTCATGAATAAAGAGGAAGAAGACATTGTCTTGATACCTCGTGAGCAGATGGAGGAAGAGAAGCAAGACAACCCTGCTGTGAACAAG TTGAGTTCAAATGGACAAAGCGGTGAGGATCCACCTGAAGACATATCCATCTTAGAAAGTGAAGAGGAAAAACACAGCCCGATGCAATTAGGTGAAGATGACATCATCTTGGACCAGCTCAAGATGGATGAGGAACTTGCTAGACAG TTACAAGCAGAAGATGAGGTTGACAGAGAGGCAGCCAGGAGAgtacaggaggaggaggatgccAGGCTGGCTGCTGAGCTCTGGAAACAGGTCAACCCTGACACACAGGAAGGAGAGGACGTCATCAGTCTGTCAGCACCAGATGATGACAACATTCTCCCTGTAAcagacagtgatgatgatgatgattctgtGATTATAACACAAGAGATGCAGATAAAACGTGATGAGGAGATGGCCAGGCAGCTAGAAAAACAG CTGGAGAGACGTGACCAAGACTCAGACAGTGATGTACAGCTGGTGCAGGAGTTTGAGGATTCCCAGCTGGCCAGAGATCTCAGCCACCAG GAGGCATCCAGTTTTTCCACTGTCACCAGTGATGGGAGGCGCATGTCTGCCCTGGAGAGGCTGAAGGTTCAAGTGGAGCTCGACAAGAGAGAGAAGCAGAAACAGAAAGCTAACTTTAAG AAAAAGTGCAGCAACCAAGTAGCGCATGGTCGTCACCAGGTACAGCAGTTCCAGAGCACACCTGAGAGACGTGCAGCACTGCAGCAGGCACAGAGTGGTCTCAACCAGTGGATGAAGTACAAAG CACCATGGGAAAAAGGTCACAGGAAAAAGAACCTGATGCCAAGACAGTCCCTGGATGGCCCAATCCCATGCCCTGTCATCAACTGTGCTGCCAGGTTTGCCACACCTTACATGCTTACCG CCCACATGGAGACGTTCTGCCACTCTCCGTGTAACCCCACCGTGACCCTACAGCTTAGTGAGAGGGATGGGATGGACAAGTTTGCCTGTGTTGTCTGTGGGAAGTGTTTCCTGGGCCGGGCTGCACACGACCATCATGTAGACATGGCAATGAAGGTCCCAAAGCTCAAG CATAACTGGAGGCTCCCAGGTGTCCCTGTGCTGTGCTTTGCCTGCCCAGCCTGTGGTCTGTGCTTCGGCAGGTCAGAGGAGTGTCTGGCACATATCATGGAGAGGAGACATCAACACTATCCAC ATATCCAGCCCATTCCCCTCACAAGAAGCATCTATTTGCAACTGACTGCCAAGTGTGAGCAAGTCAGGTTCACTGTGAAGTGTGACGAGTGCCCTGCCTCATTCACCCGACATTCACAGATCCAGCGCCACTATGTAACCATCGGATGCAACGGCAGTCCAGTAGCTATTGCTGGGAAGTCTATCTTAGCAGTGTTAAAGGAGATGGCACCGTTGTCTTACTGTGTGGAGTGCAATGTCCCGTTCACTACGGTACAAGCCGCATCAGTCCATACACAGACTATCCATAGTGGAACTGGACGTTTACTAAAGCTACAGCAGGACAACATGGCCGTGCTCTTTGTAACCCAGGGATGGCATGCAGAGACAACTGCCACTGGAATGAATCAAAAACAAACATCGTGGCCATGGCGAAGACTGACCAAGCCACTGAATGCTATTAGCAGATCGGCAGCTGCAACAGCAACTGCATCTTCCTCTTCCTCAGCTGTATCATCCCCTTCAGCTGCCAGTGCACCTTCTAGCATTCCCAATAACATGCAGTCACAAGGCAGTCAGCTGGTCAGGTTCCCTTTTCCCCAAGTCTCTGTGTCTGGTGTGCTCAAAGCACCCAACTCATACCGCATGCGCAGGTCTGGGATTCAAACCCCACCCATGACACAGCTTCCATTCAACCAAACTGTCAGGTTCCCTCTACTCCCAAGGCCGCCTGCTTCCACTGGACCTCTGCCCAACAGAACCTATCTGGACATGAGTGCCCCTGGCATTAACCCTGAAGTTGGGAACCATTATCATATGGCAGGTATTAACAATGGAACCAAGAGATGCAGAAGTGAATCAGGGGGAGACAGATCATCAGTAGTGCCACCTGCATATTTGAATAAGACATTTCCTATTGCTgcaaacaagaagaagaagaagaaagcaaaGCACCAACGGACAAGCTCACAGACCTATGAAACAACACCACAAATTATTGACACCCCAGGCCCTTCTGCTAAGAAGGCAAAGCATGATAATTTGCCATGTAGTGCAGTACCATTGGCACAGACAACTATCTCAGGTACCAGCAGTATTGCGAGTACAGGCTCAAGCAATAGTGTTCCTCCTGACCCACCAGAAGACGTTCGACACGTCATATTTGTTGACTTTGACAACTGGGCTCGATTCTTCAGCAGGTTACCCCAACCTCTGACTGACAAGACTTTTGTGTATGGGTTCAAGGGTGGTAACAGCATCTGGTGTCCCCCTCGTAACAACAGGGCATATGACACCATCATGAGCAAGAAGTGTTTCTACCTCCACCCGCAGTGCTCCAATAGAAAAGATGCAGCTGACTTTGCTATTTGCGTGCAC GCTGGGCGTTTGGATGAACGCATCCCCAAGTCTGTGCCGTTTACTGTGCTGTCGGGAGATGGAGGCTTCCACGAACTGGCCAATCAGCTGCAGCGCTCCAACCGCCGCACGCATATCGTCAGTCCGCATCATCAGGATGCTGACATTATTCTTGCCACTCTAAACAGCATTGGGGAGACTTAA